One region of Campylobacter concisus genomic DNA includes:
- the flhF gene encoding flagellar biosynthesis protein FlhF, translated as MATKFHTFTGESTIEALKKAQETCGEKAILVTTKQIQAKTINKKPLYEILVSVEEDDVKQPPKPNAKAINYENAYSKFSKNYEPAKPKFEIKEEPAKFEAKTTSPEPYDPNESVLLNISDVAKEISAIANVDMNEIKEPNTNGMNKKIDDVAKQVSVLSEKIGLITDMIWDEKAPNRNNLSIPPEFASIYKLAKQSGMKDEHLEAIMQTTLENLPVSMKSNPTAVKRYFYSLLRNMLPCRKEPSDKKQRIMMLVGPTGVGKTTTLAKLAARFAYGNEKRYKTGIITLDTYRIGAVEQLFQYAKMMKLPILDVIEIDDFQNAIKQLNYCDVILIDTTGNSQYDKEKLERLDKFLKHSGAKIDVNLVLSAGSKVEDLIEIYNGFSFLEIDTLIITKFDETKIFGNVFSLIYETNTPVSYFSVGQEVPDDLVEAKSEFLVECVFDGFTKQKASDE; from the coding sequence ATGGCTACAAAATTTCATACTTTTACAGGTGAGAGCACTATCGAGGCTTTGAAAAAGGCTCAAGAGACGTGCGGCGAGAAGGCCATACTAGTTACTACAAAGCAAATTCAAGCAAAAACTATAAACAAAAAACCGCTTTATGAGATTTTAGTAAGTGTTGAAGAAGACGATGTTAAACAACCACCAAAGCCTAATGCAAAAGCCATAAACTACGAGAATGCCTACTCTAAATTTAGCAAAAACTATGAACCTGCTAAGCCAAAATTTGAGATAAAAGAAGAGCCTGCTAAATTTGAGGCAAAGACGACGTCGCCTGAGCCTTATGATCCAAATGAGAGCGTGCTTTTAAATATCTCAGACGTCGCAAAAGAGATAAGTGCGATCGCAAATGTCGATATGAACGAGATCAAAGAGCCAAACACAAATGGCATGAATAAAAAAATAGACGACGTAGCAAAGCAAGTAAGCGTGCTAAGCGAGAAAATAGGGCTGATAACTGACATGATCTGGGACGAAAAAGCCCCAAATCGCAACAATCTCTCGATCCCACCAGAGTTTGCTAGCATCTATAAACTCGCAAAACAAAGTGGCATGAAAGATGAGCATTTAGAGGCTATCATGCAAACGACGCTTGAAAATTTACCAGTCTCAATGAAGAGTAATCCAACTGCTGTAAAGAGATATTTTTATTCGCTTTTGCGAAATATGCTACCTTGCAGAAAAGAGCCAAGCGATAAAAAACAACGTATCATGATGCTAGTTGGCCCAACTGGAGTTGGTAAGACTACGACTCTTGCAAAGCTAGCTGCTCGTTTTGCTTACGGCAATGAAAAACGCTATAAAACAGGTATCATCACGCTTGATACATATCGTATTGGAGCGGTTGAACAGCTATTTCAATACGCTAAAATGATGAAGCTGCCTATTCTCGATGTTATCGAGATAGATGACTTTCAAAATGCTATAAAGCAGCTTAATTATTGTGATGTGATACTTATTGATACGACTGGAAATTCGCAGTATGACAAAGAAAAACTTGAAAGGCTTGATAAATTTTTAAAGCATAGCGGTGCAAAGATTGATGTAAATTTGGTCCTTTCGGCTGGCTCAAAGGTTGAGGATCTAATAGAAATTTATAATGGATTTTCATTTTTAGAGATCGATACTTTAATAATCACAAAATTTGACGAGACCAAAATTTTTGGCAACGTATTTTCGCTCATATATGAGACAAACACGCCAGTTAGCTACTTTAGCGTGGGTCAAGAGGTGCCTGATGATCTTGTGGAGGCAAAGAGCGAATTTTTAGTAGAGTGCGTGTTTGACGGCTTTACAAAGCAAAAGGCTAGCGATGAATAA
- a CDS encoding P-loop NTPase encodes MNNQAQKLQNLVQSQSKSKNTHFIAITSGKGGVGKSTISANLANVLSKNGYKVGLFDADIGLANLDVILNVKMGKNLLHVLKGECSLKDILIPINKNLILIPGESGDEILKFNNQFLFERFLDEASELDELDFLIIDTGAGIGGSTQLFLEAADEVVVVTVPDPAAITDAYAVIKIVSRFKNSELLLLNMVKNEAEATRIYENIKRVANANIGPSLNLELIGFVASDKNVSRSIKQRTLFTDDAAYAEPSAQIKQIASNLLYRLERKVLNDEQSRSFGGFFKRLIEQF; translated from the coding sequence ATGAATAATCAAGCGCAAAAGTTACAAAATTTAGTCCAGTCTCAAAGCAAGAGCAAAAATACACATTTTATTGCGATAACTAGCGGCAAAGGTGGTGTTGGTAAGAGTACGATAAGTGCAAATTTGGCAAATGTTTTATCAAAAAATGGCTACAAAGTAGGGCTATTTGACGCTGATATCGGCCTTGCAAACCTTGATGTCATCCTAAATGTAAAAATGGGTAAAAATTTACTTCACGTGCTAAAAGGCGAGTGCAGCCTAAAAGATATCTTGATACCTATAAATAAAAATTTGATCCTCATTCCTGGCGAAAGCGGTGATGAAATTTTGAAATTTAACAATCAATTTTTATTTGAGAGGTTTTTGGATGAGGCGAGCGAGCTTGATGAGCTTGATTTTTTGATCATCGATACTGGAGCCGGCATAGGCGGTAGCACACAGCTATTTTTAGAAGCGGCTGATGAGGTAGTAGTGGTAACTGTGCCTGATCCTGCGGCGATAACTGATGCATACGCTGTCATAAAGATCGTCTCAAGGTTTAAAAATAGCGAGCTTTTGCTCTTAAATATGGTAAAAAATGAGGCAGAAGCGACTAGAATTTATGAAAATATCAAACGTGTTGCTAATGCAAATATCGGGCCTAGCTTAAATTTAGAGCTTATAGGATTTGTAGCTTCTGATAAGAATGTTTCAAGAAGTATAAAACAACGAACGCTTTTTACAGACGACGCTGCTTATGCTGAGCCTAGCGCTCAGATAAAACAGATAGCTTCGAATTTGCTTTATAGGTTGGAACGAAAAGTGCTTAACGATGAGCAAAGCAGGAGCTTTGGGGGCTTCTTTAAGCGTTTAATAGAACAATTTTGA
- a CDS encoding RNA polymerase sigma factor FliA, which translates to MHELKQKQLNAYKNTIKKEQDEIVLKYMPALRAMAFRLKERLPSSIDANDLISIGVEEMIKLSRKYDKEQNDSFWGYGKKRIYGSMLDYLRTLDVVSRSDRKLVKSINSEIDNYFNEHEEEPSDEYLAEKLNEDIEKIREARGVSGIITILPIDEQMELIGQSDVEKSIEREDLILKIEEALKDFDERDQMLVQLYYYEELNLKEISQIMNISESRISQIHKRLLDRIRRSLGV; encoded by the coding sequence ATGCACGAGTTAAAGCAAAAGCAGCTTAACGCTTATAAAAACACGATAAAAAAAGAACAAGACGAGATCGTCTTAAAATATATGCCAGCACTGCGTGCAATGGCGTTTAGACTAAAGGAGCGTTTGCCATCAAGTATAGATGCAAATGATCTGATAAGTATTGGCGTTGAAGAGATGATAAAGCTTAGTAGGAAGTATGACAAAGAGCAAAATGACTCTTTTTGGGGGTATGGCAAGAAGAGAATTTATGGATCTATGCTTGATTATCTAAGGACGCTTGATGTTGTTAGCAGAAGTGATAGAAAACTTGTAAAGAGTATAAATAGTGAGATAGATAACTACTTTAATGAGCATGAAGAAGAGCCAAGCGATGAATATTTGGCTGAAAAGCTTAATGAAGATATTGAGAAGATAAGAGAGGCAAGAGGCGTTAGCGGTATTATCACTATTTTGCCAATAGACGAGCAAATGGAGCTAATTGGTCAAAGCGATGTCGAAAAGAGCATTGAAAGAGAAGATCTTATTTTAAAAATAGAAGAAGCTTTAAAAGATTTTGACGAAAGAGATCAGATGTTGGTTCAGCTTTATTATTATGAAGAGCTAAATTTAAAAGAGATAAGCCAGATCATGAATATCAGCGAGAGTAGAATTTCACAAATTCATAAACGTTTGCTTGATCGTATCAGGCGTAGCTTGGGGGTTTAA
- the fliM gene encoding flagellar motor switch protein FliM: MADILSQEEIDALLEVVDEDGDTSNIEVEERSQGEQKQIIIYDFKRPNRVSKEQLRAIKGIHDKLARNLASQISSVMRSIVEIRLHSVDQMTYGEFLMSLPSPTSFNVFSIKPLDGNCVLEINPSIAFPMIDRLLGGTGENFEANRELTDIEVNLLDAVLRMIMQRLKESWSMITDMYPNVEAKESSPNVVQIVSQNEIVIMVVMEIIVGGSSGMINLCYPVIYLEPILSRLANRDIMLGETSAKKSRNKELKTLIGRAEILYEAILGKSIISVNEFLNLKEGDILRLDRGADDKAIVCIDKKEVFLAEVGLHRFRKSIRIEQLIRSDKDEIKNILEKYEEERKAKLMAYEANERNMEEEESDEDDE; the protein is encoded by the coding sequence ATGGCTGATATTTTAAGTCAAGAAGAGATAGATGCGCTACTTGAAGTTGTTGATGAAGATGGCGATACGAGCAACATCGAGGTTGAAGAGAGATCGCAAGGCGAACAAAAGCAGATTATTATTTATGATTTTAAGCGTCCAAACCGCGTTAGTAAAGAGCAACTCCGTGCGATAAAAGGCATCCATGATAAGCTTGCTAGAAATTTAGCTAGTCAAATTTCTAGTGTTATGAGAAGTATTGTTGAGATCAGACTTCACAGTGTTGATCAGATGACTTATGGCGAATTTTTAATGAGCTTGCCAAGTCCAACGAGCTTTAACGTCTTTTCTATAAAACCGCTTGATGGAAACTGTGTTTTGGAGATAAATCCAAGCATTGCCTTTCCTATGATAGATCGTTTGCTTGGCGGAACTGGTGAAAATTTTGAGGCAAATAGAGAACTAACCGACATTGAAGTAAATTTGCTTGATGCGGTGCTTAGAATGATCATGCAGCGTCTAAAAGAGAGCTGGTCAATGATAACTGATATGTACCCAAATGTGGAAGCCAAAGAGAGCAGTCCAAATGTCGTACAGATCGTCTCTCAAAATGAGATCGTCATCATGGTCGTTATGGAGATCATAGTTGGTGGCTCAAGCGGTATGATAAATTTATGCTATCCGGTTATCTACCTTGAACCGATACTCTCACGCCTTGCAAACAGAGACATTATGCTTGGTGAAACAAGTGCAAAAAAAAGTAGAAATAAAGAGCTAAAAACACTTATCGGACGGGCAGAAATTTTATATGAAGCTATACTTGGCAAATCGATCATTAGTGTCAATGAGTTTTTAAATTTAAAAGAAGGCGATATTTTAAGGCTTGATAGAGGAGCTGATGATAAGGCGATCGTTTGTATAGATAAAAAAGAAGTTTTCTTGGCTGAGGTCGGACTTCATAGATTTAGAAAATCTATAAGAATTGAGCAGTTAATACGCTCCGATAAAGATGAGATCAAAAACATCCTAGAAAAATATGAAGAAGAGAGAAAAGCAAAACTAATGGCCTATGAAGCCAACGAACGCAATATGGAAGAAGAAGAGAGTGACGAAGATGATGAATGA
- the fliY gene encoding flagellar motor switch protein FliY encodes MMNDFFNIFSNELKATIEGLTGRAPEVGERNEFDAPTQNGIKPPVVMASVALSGDINAKTEIVCTPVLISAISEWMMGEEEISKNENLGSDELDAAKEIFSNLFSAFSTSLGAQKGMPKINFEVINVNFLDENSSLDFSVYEKLFLFNVKIEDLSEHIGFACDHSLMKFFEPTKTEAPAAPASTPHVAKGDFSAEEMRNIGLIMDVRLPIRVRIGSKRMLLKDVLTMDIGSVIELNQLANDPLEILIGDKVIALGEVVIIDGNFGIQITQIGSKRERLQQLK; translated from the coding sequence ATGATGAATGATTTTTTTAATATATTTTCTAATGAACTAAAAGCTACTATCGAAGGGCTTACAGGTAGAGCTCCAGAGGTTGGTGAGAGAAACGAATTTGATGCACCAACACAAAACGGTATAAAGCCTCCAGTGGTAATGGCTAGCGTTGCTTTAAGTGGCGACATCAATGCTAAAACAGAGATAGTATGCACTCCGGTTTTAATAAGTGCCATTAGCGAATGGATGATGGGCGAAGAGGAAATTTCAAAGAATGAAAATTTAGGTAGTGATGAGCTTGACGCCGCAAAAGAGATATTTTCAAATCTTTTTAGTGCTTTTAGTACATCCTTGGGCGCTCAAAAGGGCATGCCAAAGATAAATTTTGAAGTAATAAATGTAAATTTTTTAGATGAAAATTCTTCGCTTGATTTTAGTGTTTATGAAAAGTTATTTTTATTTAATGTCAAAATCGAAGATTTAAGCGAGCATATCGGTTTTGCTTGCGATCATTCGTTGATGAAATTTTTTGAGCCAACAAAGACCGAAGCACCAGCTGCACCAGCGAGCACTCCTCACGTAGCTAAGGGCGATTTTAGCGCTGAAGAGATGAGAAATATCGGGCTTATAATGGATGTTAGGCTACCTATTCGTGTTCGTATCGGCTCAAAAAGAATGCTTTTAAAAGATGTGCTTACCATGGATATTGGCTCAGTTATCGAGTTAAACCAATTAGCAAACGATCCGCTTGAAATTTTGATCGGCGATAAGGTAATAGCTCTTGGTGAAGTTGTAATAATCGATGGAAACTTTGGCATCCAGATCACTCAGATAGGCTCAAAACGCGAGAGGCTTCAACAGTTAAAATAA
- a CDS encoding TIGR00730 family Rossman fold protein yields MNNELVSDLLNFPNVLKYKNKNVTFFGSARFDEENFYCKKAYELAYKLNELGYAILTGGGDGIMRAANKGAFDSAKSPSIALNVRLPFEQNTNPYVTAKYLFSNLSPRKFALTDRSVAFVVFPGGFGTLDELFEILVLAQVGSKKVKIFLFGSEFWQGLDEFIKNTLVSQKTIKKEDINLYKITDDLELIVNEILAI; encoded by the coding sequence ATGAATAATGAATTAGTTAGTGATCTTTTAAATTTTCCAAACGTCTTAAAATATAAAAATAAAAATGTTACCTTCTTTGGCTCGGCTAGATTTGACGAAGAAAATTTCTATTGCAAAAAGGCTTATGAGCTAGCTTACAAACTAAACGAGCTAGGATATGCCATCTTAACTGGTGGTGGGGACGGTATAATGAGAGCCGCAAACAAGGGCGCGTTTGATAGTGCAAAATCGCCAAGCATAGCCCTAAATGTGAGACTTCCGTTTGAACAAAATACAAACCCTTACGTCACGGCAAAATATCTCTTTTCAAATTTAAGCCCAAGAAAATTTGCACTCACCGATCGTTCAGTCGCATTTGTCGTATTTCCGGGCGGCTTTGGCACTCTTGATGAACTTTTTGAAATTTTAGTACTTGCTCAAGTTGGTAGCAAAAAAGTAAAAATTTTTCTTTTTGGGAGTGAATTTTGGCAAGGGCTTGATGAGTTTATAAAAAATACGCTAGTTAGCCAAAAAACAATAAAAAAAGAAGATATAAATTTATACAAAATCACCGATGATTTAGAGCTTATTGTGAATGAAATTTTGGCTATTTAA